The Halogeometricum rufum genome has a segment encoding these proteins:
- a CDS encoding ABC transporter ATP-binding protein, with the protein MSETESGPEADEFDSEAEIDATSSPDVSVEYPLQVDGLRKTFGGITAVDDATFQVENGTLTGLIGPNGAGKSTTFNLITGMIKPDAGTVTFNGDDITGMEPHAIANQGLVRTFQIARELEDMTVLENMMLAPKNQRGEKLWRSVTPGVRNGVIEQEEELLDRVWEVLEFFEIDHIAEEYAGNLSGGQRKLLEMARALLTDPDMLLLDEPFAGVNPSLEKRLLTHIHELREQGYTFLLVEHDMDLIMENCEHVIVLHQGRVLTEGTPEDIKSNEEVIEAYLGGNV; encoded by the coding sequence ATGAGTGAGACCGAGAGCGGACCGGAGGCCGACGAGTTCGACTCCGAGGCGGAGATAGACGCCACGTCCTCGCCCGACGTGTCGGTCGAGTATCCGCTGCAGGTCGACGGCCTCAGGAAGACGTTCGGCGGTATCACCGCGGTGGACGACGCGACGTTCCAGGTCGAGAACGGGACGCTGACGGGACTCATCGGGCCGAACGGGGCCGGGAAGTCGACGACGTTCAACCTCATCACCGGGATGATAAAGCCCGACGCGGGGACGGTCACGTTCAACGGCGACGACATCACCGGGATGGAACCGCACGCCATCGCCAATCAGGGTCTCGTCCGGACGTTCCAGATAGCCCGCGAACTCGAAGACATGACCGTCCTCGAGAACATGATGCTCGCGCCGAAGAACCAGCGGGGCGAGAAGCTCTGGCGGTCGGTCACGCCCGGCGTCCGCAACGGCGTCATCGAACAGGAGGAGGAGTTGCTCGACCGGGTGTGGGAGGTGCTGGAGTTCTTCGAGATAGACCACATCGCAGAGGAGTACGCGGGCAACCTCTCGGGCGGCCAGCGGAAACTGCTGGAGATGGCCCGGGCGCTGCTGACGGACCCGGACATGCTCCTGCTCGACGAACCGTTCGCCGGCGTCAACCCGTCGCTGGAGAAGCGTCTGCTCACCCACATCCACGAACTGCGGGAGCAGGGCTACACCTTCCTTCTGGTCGAACACGACATGGACCTCATCATGGAGAACTGCGAACACGTCATCGTCCTGCATCAGGGGCGCGTCCTCACCGAGGGGACGCCCGAAGACATCAAGTCCAACGAGGAGGTCATCGAGGCCTACCTCGGGGGGAACGTATGA
- a CDS encoding ABC transporter ATP-binding protein: MSSDATAATESTPDVEGAELLRVRGLDAGYGDLQILTDVDMDVYDGEYVTIVGPNGAGKSTLMKSVFGLTNHMGGTVTFEGEDITGLRPEDIIHEGVGYVPQNDNIFATLTVQENLEMGAYILDEVPQDALDVVFERFPILEERKQQKAGTMSGGQQQMLAMGRALMLDPSLLLLDEPSAGLAPDLVEEMFDKIDEINEAGTAVLMVEQNAKEALRRCDRGYVLANGENRYVDTGTALLNDEQVRRDFLGG; this comes from the coding sequence ATGAGTTCCGACGCCACCGCCGCGACGGAGTCCACCCCCGACGTCGAGGGAGCGGAACTCCTCCGCGTCCGCGGCCTCGACGCGGGCTACGGCGACCTGCAGATACTCACCGACGTGGACATGGACGTCTACGACGGCGAGTACGTCACCATCGTCGGTCCGAACGGCGCGGGCAAGTCCACGCTGATGAAGTCCGTCTTCGGACTCACCAACCACATGGGCGGGACCGTCACGTTCGAGGGCGAGGACATCACCGGCCTGCGTCCCGAGGACATCATCCACGAGGGCGTCGGCTACGTCCCGCAGAACGACAACATCTTCGCGACGCTCACGGTGCAGGAGAACCTGGAGATGGGCGCGTACATCCTCGACGAGGTGCCGCAGGACGCCCTCGACGTGGTGTTCGAGCGCTTCCCCATCCTCGAAGAGCGGAAGCAACAGAAGGCGGGCACGATGTCCGGCGGCCAACAGCAGATGCTGGCGATGGGTCGCGCGCTGATGCTGGACCCTTCGCTGCTCCTCCTGGACGAACCCTCCGCGGGGCTGGCGCCGGACCTCGTCGAGGAGATGTTCGACAAGATAGACGAGATAAACGAGGCGGGGACGGCGGTGCTGATGGTCGAACAGAACGCGAAGGAGGCGCTCCGGCGCTGTGACCGCGGCTACGTGCTCGCCAACGGCGAGAACCGCTACGTGGACACGGGGACGGCGCTCCTGAACGACGAACAGGTTCGCCGGGACTTCCTCGGCGGATAA
- a CDS encoding ABC transporter substrate-binding protein — protein MARDIARREFLKRAGAASAVGAAGLSGCIGSPGGGGGSGPDGLVVIGYPESGIQLFRDYYSQSDGSEQILVPDGLRDGAMPGQVGNDMANVTGTAPAAGGPNQEAFNTLFQDEYGAAPGVFTSQSYDSVALLILANAAAGENSGAALKEQMRRIANPGGDEYGPENFVEAVEAAANGDDINFQGASSATNFDQNGDPASAAYAIWEFAGTDSSSTNTLETQSFEGSNPDGAGPSADSGPGGSDREISVGILLPETGDLASTGAPMIQAAQLPAMQVNDANPAGLTVNAQIEDTQTSPDAGVAAAQSLVSAGVPGVCGTASSGVNVPVSQQAFIPNEVVGCSPSSTALSVTNLDDNDYIFRTAPSDRLQGRVMAQVMSERLEASSVATLYVNNDYGQQLSERFTQVFQDSFDGEVYSQTAFNIGESSYSSVIETALSGPDN, from the coding sequence ATGGCACGTGATATCGCACGCCGTGAATTTCTGAAGCGAGCGGGCGCAGCGAGTGCTGTGGGTGCAGCGGGACTGTCAGGGTGCATCGGAAGCCCCGGTGGGGGCGGCGGCAGCGGTCCGGACGGCTTGGTCGTCATCGGCTACCCCGAGAGTGGGATTCAGCTGTTCCGCGACTACTACAGCCAGTCGGACGGCTCCGAGCAGATTCTCGTCCCGGACGGGCTCCGCGACGGCGCGATGCCCGGACAGGTGGGCAACGACATGGCGAACGTCACCGGGACGGCCCCGGCGGCGGGGGGTCCGAACCAGGAGGCGTTCAACACGCTCTTCCAGGACGAGTACGGTGCGGCACCGGGTGTGTTCACCTCGCAGTCGTACGACTCCGTGGCACTCCTCATCCTCGCGAACGCCGCGGCGGGTGAGAACAGCGGTGCAGCGCTGAAAGAGCAGATGCGCCGCATCGCCAACCCCGGCGGCGACGAGTACGGCCCGGAGAACTTCGTCGAAGCGGTCGAAGCGGCCGCCAACGGCGACGACATCAACTTCCAAGGCGCTTCGTCCGCGACGAACTTCGACCAGAACGGCGACCCGGCCTCGGCCGCGTACGCCATCTGGGAGTTCGCGGGCACCGACTCCAGTTCGACCAACACGTTGGAGACGCAGAGCTTCGAGGGTTCGAACCCCGACGGTGCGGGCCCGTCGGCCGACAGCGGTCCGGGCGGGTCCGACCGCGAGATTTCGGTGGGGATTCTCCTCCCGGAGACGGGCGACCTCGCCTCGACGGGCGCGCCGATGATTCAGGCCGCGCAGTTACCGGCCATGCAGGTGAACGACGCAAACCCGGCCGGACTCACGGTCAACGCGCAGATAGAGGACACGCAGACGTCGCCCGACGCCGGCGTCGCGGCGGCCCAGTCGCTCGTCAGCGCGGGCGTCCCCGGCGTCTGCGGGACCGCCTCTTCCGGCGTGAACGTCCCCGTCTCCCAGCAGGCGTTCATCCCGAACGAAGTCGTCGGCTGCTCGCCGTCCTCGACGGCGCTGTCGGTGACGAACCTCGACGACAACGACTACATCTTCCGGACGGCACCGTCGGACCGCCTGCAGGGCCGCGTCATGGCGCAGGTCATGTCCGAGCGTCTGGAGGCGTCGAGCGTCGCGACGCTGTACGTCAACAACGACTACGGTCAGCAGCTGTCCGAGCGGTTCACGCAGGTGTTCCAGGACAGCTTCGACGGCGAAGTGTACAGCCAGACGGCGTTCAACATTGGCGAGTCCTCGTACTCGTCCGTCATCGAGACGGCGCTGTCCGGTCCGGACAACTGA
- the udk gene encoding uridine kinase: MTIPSFVIGIAGGTGAGKTTVARLITENVGESVTRIPIDNYYEDLSHLELDEREAVNYDHPSAFEWDLLHDQLATLLEGQPIEMPVYDFEIHNRKDEPETVVPTDVIIVEGILALYDEDVNEMFDLRLYVETDADVRILRRIQRDVIERGRDLEGVIDQYLSTVKPMHEQFIEPTKKHADLIIPEGANSVAVNLLEEKVMAEVEGDATRDWERPSAE; this comes from the coding sequence ATGACCATCCCGTCGTTCGTCATCGGTATCGCGGGCGGGACCGGCGCGGGCAAGACCACCGTCGCACGCCTCATCACGGAGAACGTCGGCGAGTCCGTCACGCGCATCCCCATCGACAACTACTACGAGGACCTGAGCCACCTCGAACTGGACGAACGGGAGGCGGTCAACTACGACCACCCCTCGGCGTTCGAGTGGGACCTCCTGCACGACCAACTCGCCACGCTACTCGAGGGACAACCCATCGAGATGCCGGTGTACGACTTCGAGATACACAACCGGAAGGACGAACCGGAGACGGTGGTGCCGACCGACGTCATCATCGTCGAGGGCATCCTCGCGCTGTACGACGAGGACGTCAACGAGATGTTCGACCTCCGACTCTACGTCGAGACGGACGCCGACGTTCGCATCCTCCGGCGCATCCAGCGCGACGTCATCGAACGCGGCCGCGACCTCGAAGGCGTCATCGACCAGTATCTCTCGACGGTCAAGCCGATGCACGAGCAGTTCATCGAACCGACGAAGAAACACGCGGACCTCATCATCCCGGAGGGAGCCAACAGCGTCGCCGTGAACCTCCTCGAGGAGAAGGTGATGGCGGAAGTCGAGGGCGACGCGACGCGCGACTGGGAACGGCCGTCGGCGGAGTAG
- a CDS encoding DUF5785 family protein has protein sequence MDWPHDPDGEDGSEGKRKYGQAIIAKKIDEEEDFPLSVEEFVAEHGDDPIRIDYETVVSLRDIFEGVEEESFDAFVPFHKAVGKAMRENGYWFYEGADQFVDTKKRA, from the coding sequence ATGGACTGGCCACACGACCCCGACGGCGAGGACGGGAGTGAGGGGAAGCGCAAGTACGGGCAGGCGATCATCGCCAAGAAGATAGACGAAGAGGAGGACTTCCCCCTCTCCGTGGAGGAGTTCGTCGCCGAACACGGCGACGACCCGATTCGCATCGACTACGAGACGGTCGTCTCGCTCCGAGACATCTTCGAGGGCGTCGAGGAGGAGTCGTTCGACGCCTTCGTGCCGTTCCACAAGGCCGTCGGCAAGGCGATGCGCGAGAACGGCTACTGGTTCTACGAGGGCGCCGACCAGTTCGTCGACACGAAGAAGCGCGCCTGA
- a CDS encoding DUF2064 domain-containing protein, giving the protein MTVVALMADPPRPGLVLSELAATSPLSEAEAADLYAAMLKDTMVAVSRSGGDLLVNYRSEELLPEAYRDEEGTAEAEVRTLAVDALDDPDEARFEVQVGSSFDARAGNTVMHLLRDEEVQSAAVVRGDAPFFTRAKLDTLSMQLRTNEVVLGPSTEGRAYVAGFTASIDFTDAFATPELETLTARANDADNDVAFLEMQSTVRTGADLLTLVPAVRARWQAERLVPGHTAEFVVETGLRVVDDDGEPTLVREE; this is encoded by the coding sequence ATGACCGTCGTCGCTCTCATGGCCGACCCGCCGCGTCCCGGACTCGTCCTCTCGGAACTCGCCGCGACGAGTCCGCTGTCGGAGGCGGAGGCCGCAGACCTCTACGCCGCGATGCTGAAAGACACCATGGTCGCCGTCTCCCGGTCCGGCGGCGACCTGCTGGTGAACTACCGCTCGGAGGAACTGCTCCCCGAGGCGTACCGCGACGAGGAGGGAACGGCCGAGGCGGAGGTTCGGACGCTGGCCGTCGACGCGTTGGACGACCCCGACGAGGCGCGGTTCGAGGTGCAGGTGGGGTCGAGTTTCGACGCCCGCGCGGGCAATACGGTGATGCACCTGCTCCGCGACGAGGAGGTCCAGTCCGCGGCCGTCGTCCGCGGCGACGCCCCGTTCTTCACGCGCGCGAAACTGGACACGCTGTCGATGCAACTGCGCACGAACGAAGTCGTCCTCGGGCCGTCCACCGAGGGCCGAGCGTACGTCGCGGGCTTCACCGCCTCCATCGACTTCACCGACGCGTTCGCCACGCCCGAACTGGAGACGCTCACCGCCCGCGCGAACGACGCCGACAACGACGTCGCCTTCTTGGAGATGCAATCGACGGTCCGGACGGGCGCGGACCTCCTGACGCTCGTGCCCGCCGTTCGGGCGCGCTGGCAGGCCGAGCGTCTCGTCCCCGGCCACACCGCCGAGTTCGTCGTCGAGACGGGCCTACGCGTGGTCGACGACGACGGGGAACCGACGCTGGTCCGCGAGGAGTGA
- a CDS encoding uracil-DNA glycosylase produces the protein MDAEQDTLENPFNMDSDCENCPGLCDVRSNVAHGYGDVGGEFLFVGERPSDGADDVGIPFTGGEADERLQRILGDLGFARSPPDSDRPDLQNVFLTYLTRCRHPDRRPTDEEIRTCEPYLNAEIRMINPEILVPIGQRTLESLAIDYTTRAPDSFDVREEHATTIRGRGFELVPMLDLDEQTEADTEAFVDHMLESVFARDYRQTKGRRGR, from the coding sequence GTGGACGCCGAACAAGACACACTAGAGAACCCGTTCAACATGGATTCCGACTGCGAGAACTGTCCGGGTCTCTGCGACGTTCGGTCGAACGTCGCGCACGGCTACGGCGACGTGGGCGGGGAGTTCCTGTTCGTCGGCGAACGGCCCAGCGACGGCGCGGACGACGTCGGGATTCCGTTCACGGGCGGCGAGGCGGACGAACGCCTCCAGCGAATCCTCGGCGACCTCGGGTTCGCGCGGTCGCCCCCCGACAGCGACCGGCCGGACCTCCAGAACGTCTTTCTCACCTACCTCACGCGGTGTCGACATCCCGACCGACGCCCGACCGACGAGGAGATACGCACCTGCGAACCGTACCTCAACGCGGAGATACGGATGATAAACCCCGAGATACTCGTCCCAATCGGCCAGCGGACGCTCGAATCGCTGGCAATCGACTACACGACGCGCGCGCCGGACAGTTTCGACGTCCGCGAGGAGCACGCGACGACGATTCGGGGACGGGGGTTCGAACTCGTCCCGATGCTGGACCTGGACGAACAGACCGAGGCGGACACCGAGGCGTTCGTCGACCACATGCTGGAGTCGGTGTTCGCGCGGGACTACCGGCAGACCAAGGGCCGCCGCGGTCGCTGA
- a CDS encoding type B DNA-directed DNA polymerase, whose product MPFAFDFEDGDVVEWSRTADGVASARVTDYAPTLRFAGPEAALDELEARVRTRDSVASVGRERKYLRLDADERAEVLRVEATDPRDVPGLAARIRESSLADLAPGAVRAYDVDLDPGFRYCVETGTSPVPNEGLRTLRLELPDRALADGDLSELVVGGGDGAQTDADCDATEREPPTVASDRDAVDAAAARLDAVDPDVLVVSDARLLPLVAERAVALGADLPLGRRPGLERLAGENTVESYGRVRHSPARYDVPGRAVVDAGGSFLWNQSRLDGLLYLVERSWRPLQETARASIGRVLTSIQTREAHARDVLVPWNKWRPEAWKSVDDLHAADRGGLTFDPEVGLHEDVVAFDFASLYPRIICDRNVSPDTVLCDCHAGRDDVPELGYAVCDERGFLPDVLSPLLADRRRLKRTARAADRAGDEATATAARRRAGAIKWVLVSCFGYQGYRNAKFGRIECHEAINAYARDVLLRAKSMAEARGWRVVHGIVDSLWLTRDGDACTPEALSAAVTDAVGIPLDVEDRYDWACFVPKRGSSRGALTRYFGRVADREEYTVRGIECRQRRTSAFVADAQRDLIRTLDRHRTPEAVCDRLGRHLSSLRRGDVDPADLVRTTRLSRRADEYDRDSLPAAAARRSADCGVPRAPGERVGYVVTDDDASGAARLALDFEDPADYDADHYAARLVRAAESVVSPFGWSRGRVRRHLRPGRDTTLSAFD is encoded by the coding sequence GTGCCGTTCGCCTTCGACTTCGAGGACGGCGACGTGGTCGAGTGGTCTCGCACCGCCGACGGCGTCGCGTCCGCGCGCGTCACCGACTACGCGCCGACGCTCCGCTTCGCCGGGCCCGAGGCGGCACTCGACGAACTCGAAGCGCGCGTGCGCACGAGAGACAGCGTGGCGTCCGTCGGTCGGGAACGGAAGTACCTGCGTCTGGACGCCGACGAGCGAGCGGAGGTGCTCCGGGTGGAGGCGACGGACCCCCGGGACGTCCCCGGCCTCGCGGCCCGGATTCGGGAGTCGTCGCTCGCGGACCTCGCTCCGGGCGCGGTCCGCGCGTACGACGTGGACCTCGACCCGGGGTTCCGGTACTGCGTCGAGACGGGCACCTCGCCCGTTCCGAACGAGGGGTTGCGGACGCTCCGACTCGAACTCCCCGACCGAGCGCTCGCGGACGGCGACCTGTCGGAACTCGTCGTCGGGGGCGGTGACGGCGCGCAGACGGACGCCGACTGCGACGCCACCGAGCGAGAACCGCCGACCGTCGCGTCCGACCGCGACGCCGTGGACGCGGCGGCCGCCCGCCTCGACGCCGTCGACCCGGACGTCCTCGTCGTCAGCGACGCGCGTCTCCTCCCCCTCGTCGCCGAGCGAGCGGTGGCGCTCGGTGCGGACCTCCCACTCGGGCGTCGCCCCGGACTCGAACGACTCGCGGGCGAGAACACCGTCGAGAGTTACGGCCGCGTCCGCCACTCGCCCGCCCGCTACGACGTGCCGGGACGGGCCGTCGTCGACGCCGGGGGCAGTTTCCTCTGGAACCAGTCGCGCCTCGACGGCCTGCTGTACCTGGTCGAACGGTCGTGGCGACCCCTGCAGGAGACGGCGCGGGCGAGCATCGGGAGGGTGCTCACGTCGATACAGACCCGCGAGGCGCACGCCCGCGACGTTCTCGTCCCGTGGAACAAGTGGCGGCCGGAGGCGTGGAAGTCCGTCGACGACCTGCACGCGGCGGACCGCGGCGGCCTGACGTTCGACCCCGAGGTGGGCCTCCACGAGGACGTGGTCGCGTTCGACTTCGCCTCGCTGTACCCGCGCATCATCTGCGACCGCAACGTCAGTCCCGACACCGTCCTGTGCGACTGCCACGCCGGGCGCGACGACGTGCCCGAACTCGGGTACGCCGTCTGCGACGAACGCGGCTTCCTCCCCGACGTGCTCTCGCCCCTCCTCGCCGACCGGCGGCGACTGAAGCGAACGGCGCGCGCGGCGGACCGCGCGGGCGACGAGGCGACGGCGACGGCCGCCCGACGGCGCGCGGGCGCGATAAAGTGGGTCCTCGTCTCCTGCTTCGGCTATCAGGGCTACCGGAACGCCAAGTTCGGCCGTATCGAGTGCCACGAGGCCATCAACGCCTACGCGCGCGACGTCCTCCTGCGCGCGAAGTCGATGGCCGAAGCGCGGGGCTGGCGCGTCGTCCACGGCATCGTCGACAGTCTGTGGCTCACCCGCGACGGCGACGCGTGCACGCCGGAGGCGCTCTCTGCGGCCGTCACGGACGCCGTCGGCATCCCGCTCGACGTGGAGGACCGGTACGACTGGGCGTGTTTCGTCCCCAAGCGAGGCTCCTCGCGTGGGGCGCTCACGCGGTACTTCGGCCGCGTCGCCGACCGCGAGGAGTACACGGTTCGCGGCATCGAGTGCCGCCAACGCCGCACGTCCGCGTTCGTCGCCGACGCGCAACGCGACCTGATTCGGACGCTGGACCGCCACCGGACGCCCGAGGCGGTCTGCGACAGACTCGGTCGGCACCTCTCGTCGCTCCGCCGCGGCGACGTGGACCCCGCGGACCTCGTCCGCACGACGCGTCTCTCTCGGCGTGCCGACGAGTACGACCGGGACTCCCTGCCCGCCGCCGCCGCGCGCCGGTCGGCCGACTGCGGCGTCCCGCGGGCGCCGGGCGAACGGGTCGGGTACGTCGTCACCGACGACGACGCGTCCGGCGCCGCCCGCCTCGCTCTGGACTTCGAGGACCCCGCCGACTACGACGCCGACCACTACGCGGCGCGCCTCGTCCGCGCCGCCGAGAGCGTCGTCTCCCCGTTCGGGTGGTCCCGCGGCCGGGTTCGACGCCACCTCCGGCCCGGCCGCGACACGACGCTGTCGGCGTTCGACTGA
- a CDS encoding P-loop NTPase family protein, protein MTYDSTQELPTLDPGVTLLRRPDPRDAVLHRLVVAALRRRDGGALWVDARNEASTAALYAADPAGRTLDGLRVARAFTAYQHHELVRSLPGRATPRTALVVVPRLPSLYRDPDLPEAAADRLFDASLAVLRELADALDVRVLVTADGADDGLTDRVREAADDEVVVRRTGMGLAFEGDSVRSDVYWHDDWWQTTIPYWVELCGVAPDDADAMAADGPRDPLQSWLGGAV, encoded by the coding sequence ATGACGTACGACTCGACGCAGGAACTCCCGACGCTCGACCCGGGCGTGACGTTGCTCCGTCGCCCCGACCCGCGAGACGCCGTGTTGCACCGCCTCGTCGTCGCCGCCCTGCGCCGCCGCGACGGGGGCGCGCTCTGGGTGGACGCCCGCAACGAGGCGTCGACGGCGGCGCTGTACGCCGCCGACCCCGCGGGGCGAACGCTCGACGGCCTCCGCGTCGCGCGGGCGTTCACGGCGTACCAGCACCACGAACTCGTGCGGTCGCTCCCCGGCCGGGCGACGCCGCGGACGGCGCTCGTCGTCGTTCCGCGCCTGCCGTCGCTGTACCGCGACCCGGACCTGCCCGAGGCGGCGGCGGACCGTCTGTTCGACGCCAGTCTCGCCGTCCTCCGCGAGTTGGCGGACGCGCTGGACGTGCGCGTCCTCGTCACCGCCGACGGGGCGGACGACGGTCTGACCGACCGGGTTCGGGAGGCGGCCGACGACGAGGTGGTCGTCCGCCGCACCGGGATGGGCCTCGCCTTCGAGGGCGACTCCGTCCGGAGCGACGTCTACTGGCACGACGACTGGTGGCAGACGACGATTCCGTACTGGGTCGAACTGTGCGGCGTCGCGCCCGACGACGCGGACGCGATGGCGGCCGACGGGCCGCGCGACCCCCTGCAGTCGTGGCTCGGCGGGGCCGTCTGA
- a CDS encoding Mrp/NBP35 family ATP-binding protein produces MDDEAVRDRLRAVDDPDLGDDIVSLGLVNAVEVDDEAGVVRISLALGAPYSPHETDVAAAVREQFADTDYEVDLTAKIPRDLSAEEDVLPGVKNVIAVASGKGGVGKSTVAVNLAAGLSKLGARVGLFDADVYGPNVPRMVAADEAPQATGEQRIVPPERYGMKLMSMAFLVGEDDPVIWRGPMVHKLLTQLVEDVEWGELDYMILDLPPGTGDTQLTVLQTLPLTGAVIVTTPQDVAIDDARKGLQMFGKHDTNVLGIVENMSSFRCPDCGSAHDIFGAGGGEAFAAENGMPFLGAIPLDPAVRTGGDGGRPVVLDDDDETGAAFRRMTENVADMTGVVRRRDAADR; encoded by the coding sequence ATGGACGACGAAGCGGTACGCGACCGACTCCGGGCGGTCGACGACCCGGACCTCGGCGACGACATCGTCTCGCTCGGACTCGTCAACGCCGTCGAGGTGGACGACGAGGCGGGCGTCGTTCGCATCTCACTCGCACTCGGCGCGCCGTACTCGCCGCACGAGACGGACGTCGCCGCGGCAGTCCGCGAACAGTTCGCCGACACCGACTACGAGGTGGACCTCACGGCGAAGATTCCGCGCGACCTCTCGGCCGAGGAGGACGTGCTCCCGGGCGTGAAGAACGTCATCGCCGTCGCCTCCGGCAAGGGCGGCGTCGGCAAGTCCACCGTCGCGGTGAACCTCGCCGCCGGCCTCTCGAAACTCGGCGCGCGCGTCGGCCTGTTCGACGCCGACGTGTACGGGCCGAACGTCCCGCGGATGGTCGCGGCCGACGAGGCGCCGCAGGCGACGGGCGAACAGCGCATCGTCCCGCCGGAGCGGTACGGCATGAAACTCATGTCGATGGCCTTCCTCGTCGGCGAGGACGACCCGGTCATCTGGCGCGGCCCGATGGTCCACAAACTCCTGACCCAGTTGGTCGAAGACGTCGAGTGGGGCGAACTCGACTACATGATTCTGGACCTGCCGCCGGGGACGGGCGACACGCAGTTGACCGTCCTCCAGACGCTGCCTCTCACGGGTGCCGTCATCGTGACGACGCCCCAGGACGTGGCCATCGACGACGCGCGCAAGGGCCTGCAGATGTTCGGCAAGCACGACACGAACGTCCTCGGCATCGTCGAGAACATGTCGTCGTTCCGGTGTCCCGACTGCGGGTCGGCGCACGACATCTTCGGCGCGGGCGGCGGCGAGGCGTTCGCCGCGGAGAACGGGATGCCGTTCCTCGGCGCGATTCCGCTGGACCCCGCGGTGCGCACCGGCGGCGACGGCGGCCGACCCGTCGTCCTCGACGACGACGACGAGACGGGCGCGGCGTTCCGCCGGATGACGGAGAACGTCGCGGACATGACGGGCGTCGTCCGACGGCGCGACGCCGCCGACCGATGA
- the moaA gene encoding GTP 3',8-cyclase MoaA produces the protein MLVDDFGREVSGVRISLTDRCNFDCVYCHNEGLGDTRGPMEPSDDEMSTDDVVRFLEVVEEFGVEKVKFTGGEPMLRQDLEEIIERTPDSMETSLTTNGTFLPGRAEDLKAAGLSRVNVSQDALDPEAFAEITKSGAYDKVMEGVEAALDAGLDPVKLNMVVFEHTAGYVEEMVDHVAENPGLQLQLIEYMPELTGRPEWNIDIQRVHDWLAEKADRVEMREMHHRRRYFVGEGMVEIVDPVENEDFCANCHRVRVTHEGFLKGCLNRNDDLRPMGEMTREEIREAYRETVEERVPYYGEYLVQDEDDEWVINEKYIGA, from the coding sequence ATGCTCGTGGACGACTTCGGACGCGAAGTGAGCGGCGTCCGCATCTCTCTCACCGACCGGTGTAACTTCGACTGCGTCTACTGCCACAACGAGGGACTCGGCGACACGCGCGGCCCGATGGAACCGTCGGACGACGAGATGTCCACCGACGACGTCGTTCGCTTCCTCGAAGTCGTCGAGGAGTTCGGCGTCGAGAAGGTGAAGTTCACCGGCGGGGAACCGATGCTTCGACAGGACTTAGAGGAGATAATCGAACGCACGCCGGACTCGATGGAGACGTCGCTGACGACGAACGGGACGTTCCTCCCGGGGCGCGCCGAGGACCTGAAGGCGGCGGGTCTCTCTCGGGTGAACGTTTCGCAGGACGCCTTAGACCCCGAAGCGTTCGCTGAGATTACGAAGTCCGGCGCGTACGACAAGGTGATGGAGGGCGTCGAAGCCGCCCTCGACGCCGGACTCGACCCGGTGAAACTGAACATGGTCGTCTTCGAACACACGGCGGGGTACGTCGAGGAGATGGTCGACCACGTCGCGGAGAACCCCGGCCTGCAACTCCAACTCATCGAGTACATGCCCGAGTTGACCGGCCGCCCCGAGTGGAACATCGACATCCAACGCGTCCACGACTGGCTGGCGGAGAAGGCCGACCGGGTGGAGATGCGCGAGATGCACCACCGCCGCCGCTACTTCGTCGGCGAGGGGATGGTCGAAATCGTCGACCCGGTGGAGAACGAGGACTTCTGCGCGAACTGCCACCGCGTCCGCGTCACGCACGAGGGCTTCCTCAAGGGCTGTCTCAACCGCAACGACGACCTGCGGCCGATGGGCGAGATGACCCGCGAGGAGATTCGCGAGGCGTACCGCGAGACGGTGGAAGAACGCGTCCCCTACTACGGCGAGTACCTCGTGCAGGACGAGGACGACGAGTGGGTCATCAACGAGAAGTACATCGGCGCCTGA